In Vibrio sp. 10N, the following proteins share a genomic window:
- a CDS encoding phosphoadenylyl-sulfate reductase gives MPRDTLSKEGSVSEVVQGQSKAVELQELLSLTKTEQILKLAELNGQLELLTAKQRVEWALENLPSGHILSSSFGVQAAVMLHLVTSVKADVPVVLTDTGYLFPETYQFIDKLQKQLDLNLHIYKANISPAWQEARYGKLWEKGLDGLKQYNQLNKVEPMKRALEELDVHTWFSGLRREQSESRANLPVLAIQNGRFKFLPLIDWSNEQVDSYIEEHGLSYHPLKDAGYLSLGDTHSTVKWEPGMKEEETRFNGLKRECGLHEDDGETDGSGI, from the coding sequence ATGCCTAGAGACACATTATCCAAAGAAGGTTCAGTTAGTGAAGTAGTGCAAGGTCAGTCAAAAGCGGTAGAGCTTCAAGAACTGTTGTCACTAACTAAAACTGAACAGATTCTAAAGCTAGCAGAATTAAATGGTCAGTTGGAGCTTTTGACTGCGAAACAAAGAGTGGAATGGGCACTAGAGAATTTACCTAGCGGACATATCCTAAGCTCAAGCTTCGGAGTTCAAGCGGCGGTGATGCTCCATTTAGTCACAAGCGTAAAAGCAGACGTTCCTGTAGTGCTCACGGATACCGGTTATCTATTTCCAGAAACGTATCAGTTCATAGATAAGCTTCAGAAGCAGTTAGATCTGAATCTACATATCTATAAAGCGAACATCTCACCAGCATGGCAAGAGGCTCGCTACGGTAAGTTATGGGAAAAGGGGCTCGATGGCCTTAAGCAATACAACCAGCTTAATAAAGTAGAGCCAATGAAAAGGGCACTCGAAGAGTTAGACGTTCACACTTGGTTTTCCGGCCTAAGACGTGAACAGTCAGAGAGTCGAGCCAACTTGCCAGTACTCGCGATTCAAAATGGCCGCTTTAAGTTTCTGCCACTCATCGATTGGAGTAACGAACAAGTAGATAGCTATATAGAAGAGCACGGTTTGAGTTACCACCCTCTTAAAGACGCGGGCTACCTTTCTTTAGGTGACACTCACTCTACTGTGAAGTGGGAGCCAGGCATGAAAGAAGAAGAAACTCGCTTTAACGGTTTAAAACGTGAGTGTGGTTTGCATGAAGACGATGGTGAGACAGACGGTTCTGGTATTTAA
- a CDS encoding assimilatory sulfite reductase (NADPH) flavoprotein subunit produces MIRDVVTMSSNVKQSPNGNELPSLAAPLNDQQLSQLQQASTNLSSNQLAWVSGYFWGLSQAGASSALTPVASAVNTAAAAVPAGKLTIIFASQTGNAKGVAEELKDEASTLGIDVELFDASDYKGKNLAKETHVIVVASTNGEGEAPDNAIELHEFLQSKKAPKLPNLKYGVIGLGDSSYEFFCQTGKDFDEYLGKLGATSFIDRIDCDVDYDAPAGEWRAKALEVIKEDLASQPADVVTLPVAAAATVNYTKKNPYTATLLTSQKITGRDSGKDVRHIEIDLEGSGITYQPGDALGVWFENSSELVDALLAQVGLSGIESVDVDGESLSLRSALIKHYEITAANPQQVAQYAEISGSKKLEKLATDKDKLREYASNTQVIDVFKEKKAKLEAEQLLGLLRRLTPRLYSIASSQEEVDEEVHLTVGLVEYQAGEESRFGGASYFLSRGLEEGGEVKVFVEHNNNFKLPENGDTPVIMVGPGTGIAPFRSFIQERDNQGDTGKNWLFFGDRTFTQDFLYQVEWQKYLKSGVLNRLDVAFSRDQHEKVYVQHRLLEQGEQVWQWLQEGAHVYVCGDANHMAKDVHNALIEIVKVHGGKEADQAEEFVNELRKAKRYQKDVY; encoded by the coding sequence ATGATTAGGGATGTCGTGACAATGTCTTCAAACGTAAAACAGTCGCCGAACGGTAACGAATTACCAAGCCTAGCTGCTCCACTTAACGATCAGCAGCTATCACAACTACAACAAGCATCAACTAACTTATCTTCAAACCAGCTTGCATGGGTGAGCGGTTATTTTTGGGGGCTAAGTCAGGCGGGTGCATCATCGGCTCTTACACCAGTGGCTAGCGCAGTCAATACTGCAGCGGCGGCTGTGCCAGCAGGTAAGCTAACCATCATCTTTGCTTCTCAAACAGGTAACGCGAAAGGCGTTGCTGAGGAGCTAAAAGATGAAGCATCAACCCTGGGTATTGATGTTGAGCTTTTCGATGCGAGTGATTACAAAGGTAAAAATCTCGCTAAAGAAACCCACGTTATTGTGGTTGCCTCTACAAATGGTGAGGGCGAAGCGCCTGATAATGCGATTGAACTGCATGAGTTCCTGCAATCTAAGAAAGCGCCGAAACTTCCAAACCTTAAGTATGGTGTTATTGGCTTAGGTGATTCTAGTTATGAGTTTTTCTGCCAAACCGGTAAAGATTTTGATGAGTATCTTGGTAAGTTAGGTGCTACCTCGTTTATTGATCGTATCGACTGTGACGTTGATTACGACGCGCCAGCGGGTGAGTGGCGAGCGAAAGCGCTAGAGGTCATCAAAGAAGATCTTGCCTCTCAACCAGCAGATGTTGTGACACTGCCTGTTGCTGCAGCCGCCACGGTTAATTACACCAAGAAAAATCCATATACCGCAACACTACTTACAAGCCAAAAGATCACGGGTCGTGATTCTGGTAAAGATGTGCGCCATATCGAGATTGATCTTGAAGGCTCTGGTATCACTTACCAGCCTGGTGACGCCTTGGGCGTATGGTTCGAAAACAGCAGTGAGCTGGTGGATGCTCTACTTGCGCAGGTTGGTTTATCGGGCATTGAAAGTGTGGATGTCGATGGGGAGAGCCTATCATTGCGCTCTGCGCTGATTAAGCACTATGAGATCACCGCGGCAAACCCACAGCAAGTAGCACAATACGCGGAAATTTCAGGCAGCAAGAAGCTTGAGAAGCTGGCGACTGATAAAGACAAACTTCGCGAGTATGCCTCGAACACCCAAGTGATTGACGTCTTTAAAGAGAAGAAAGCAAAACTAGAGGCTGAGCAACTATTGGGTCTACTACGCCGTTTAACCCCACGTCTCTATTCAATTGCATCTAGCCAAGAAGAAGTAGATGAAGAAGTTCATCTAACGGTTGGGCTTGTTGAATATCAAGCGGGCGAGGAAAGCCGATTTGGCGGTGCATCTTACTTCCTATCTCGTGGATTGGAAGAAGGTGGCGAGGTCAAAGTATTCGTTGAGCACAACAATAACTTCAAGCTACCAGAAAATGGTGACACGCCAGTGATTATGGTCGGTCCTGGTACGGGTATTGCGCCATTTAGAAGCTTCATCCAAGAGCGTGATAACCAAGGCGACACTGGCAAGAACTGGTTGTTCTTCGGTGACCGCACGTTTACTCAAGATTTCCTATATCAAGTGGAATGGCAAAAGTATTTGAAGTCAGGTGTGCTAAACCGATTGGATGTGGCCTTTAGCCGTGACCAACACGAGAAAGTGTATGTTCAGCATCGATTGCTAGAACAAGGTGAGCAAGTATGGCAATGGCTACAGGAAGGTGCCCACGTTTATGTATGTGGCGATGCTAACCATATGGCCAAAGATGTTCACAATGCCCTGATCGAGATCGTTAAGGTGCATGGTGGAAAAGAAGCTGACCAGGCAGAAGAATTTGTCAACGAACTAAGAAAAGCAAAACGTTATCAGAAGGATGTGTACTAA
- the cysI gene encoding assimilatory sulfite reductase (NADPH) hemoprotein subunit encodes MSKQSATIQEVLGEELGPLSDNERLKGQSNLLRGTIENDLQDRITGGFTADNFQLIRFHGMYQQDDRDIRNERAKQKLEPLHNVMLRARMPGGIITPKQWLAIDKFATDHSLYGSIRLTTRQTFQFHGVLKPNIKLMHQTLNSIGIDSIATAGDVNRNVLCTTNPVESELHQEAYEWAKKISEHLLPKTRAYAEIWLDGEKVESTASEGTEEDEPILGKHYLPRKFKTTVVIPPQNDVDVHANDLNFVAIADNGKLVGFNVLVGGGLAMTHGDTSTYPRRADDFGFVPLEKTLDVAAAVVTTQRDWGNRSNRKNAKTKYTLDRVGIDVFKAEVEKRAGISFEQSRPYEFTERGDRIGWVEGIDGKYHLALFIENGRLLDFPGKPLKTGVAEIAKIHKGDFRMTANQNLIVAKVSKSNKAKIEKIAREHGLMDDAVSEQRKNSMACVAFPTCPLAMAEAERFLPSFVTDVENILDKHQIPSDESIILRITGCPNGCGRAMLAEIGLVGKAPGRYNLHLGGNKAGTRVPKMYKENITDAQILEEIDALVGQWAEQRNEGEAFGDFVIRAGIIEEVKVSKRDFYA; translated from the coding sequence ATGAGCAAGCAATCAGCCACTATTCAAGAAGTGTTGGGTGAAGAGTTGGGGCCGTTGTCTGATAACGAGCGTCTAAAAGGGCAGAGTAACCTACTGCGCGGAACTATTGAGAACGATCTGCAAGATCGCATCACAGGTGGGTTTACCGCGGACAATTTCCAGCTCATTCGTTTCCACGGTATGTATCAGCAAGATGACCGTGATATCCGTAACGAGCGAGCTAAGCAGAAACTTGAGCCTCTTCATAACGTGATGCTTCGTGCACGTATGCCGGGCGGTATTATCACGCCTAAACAATGGTTAGCTATCGACAAGTTTGCGACTGATCATTCGTTGTATGGAAGTATTCGTTTAACGACGCGTCAAACGTTCCAGTTTCATGGTGTTCTGAAGCCAAACATCAAGCTAATGCACCAAACGCTGAACTCTATCGGTATTGATTCAATTGCGACAGCCGGTGACGTGAACCGTAACGTGCTATGTACGACTAACCCTGTGGAATCAGAACTACATCAAGAAGCCTATGAGTGGGCGAAAAAGATCAGTGAGCATTTGCTTCCGAAAACCAGAGCGTATGCAGAGATTTGGCTTGATGGTGAAAAAGTAGAATCTACTGCATCAGAAGGTACGGAAGAAGACGAACCTATTCTGGGTAAACACTACTTACCACGTAAGTTCAAAACGACAGTCGTGATCCCACCGCAAAATGATGTGGACGTGCACGCCAATGATCTGAACTTTGTCGCGATTGCTGATAACGGAAAGCTGGTGGGTTTCAATGTTCTTGTTGGCGGTGGCCTTGCCATGACTCACGGTGATACGTCGACGTACCCAAGACGTGCCGATGACTTTGGTTTTGTTCCTCTGGAGAAAACACTAGATGTAGCAGCTGCGGTTGTGACAACTCAGCGTGACTGGGGTAACCGTTCAAATCGTAAGAATGCCAAGACTAAGTACACACTAGACCGCGTTGGTATTGATGTATTTAAAGCAGAAGTTGAAAAACGTGCGGGCATTAGTTTCGAACAAAGCCGTCCATACGAGTTTACCGAGCGTGGCGACAGAATTGGTTGGGTTGAAGGTATCGATGGTAAATACCACTTAGCGCTATTTATTGAGAATGGTCGACTTCTCGACTTCCCAGGTAAGCCTCTTAAAACTGGTGTGGCTGAGATTGCTAAGATCCACAAAGGCGACTTTAGGATGACGGCAAACCAAAACCTGATTGTTGCTAAGGTATCTAAGTCAAACAAGGCCAAGATTGAGAAGATCGCTCGTGAACATGGTCTGATGGATGATGCGGTATCTGAGCAGCGTAAAAACTCGATGGCGTGTGTGGCTTTCCCAACCTGTCCTCTTGCAATGGCTGAAGCGGAACGTTTCCTACCAAGCTTTGTTACTGATGTAGAGAACATTCTGGATAAACACCAGATCCCAAGTGATGAGAGCATCATCTTAAGGATTACTGGCTGTCCAAATGGTTGTGGTCGAGCAATGTTGGCTGAAATTGGTTTGGTTGGTAAAGCGCCAGGCCGATACAACCTGCACTTAGGCGGCAACAAAGCTGGTACTCGTGTACCTAAGATGTACAAAGAGAACATTACGGATGCGCAAATCCTAGAAGAGATTGATGCTTTAGTAGGTCAATGGGCAGAGCAACGTAATGAAGGTGAAGCATTTGGTGACTTCGTTATCCGCGCTGGGATTATAGAAGAGGTCAAAGTATCGAAAAGGGACTTCTATGCCTAG